A DNA window from Drosophila sechellia strain sech25 chromosome X, ASM438219v1, whole genome shotgun sequence contains the following coding sequences:
- the LOC6618447 gene encoding AP-3 complex subunit delta isoform X1, translating into MALKKVKGNFFERMFDKNLTDLVRGIRNNKDNEAKYISTCIEEIKQELRQDNISVKCNAVAKLTYIQMLGYDISWAGFNIIEVMSSSRFTCKRIGYLAASQCFHPDSELLMLTTNMIRKDLNSQNQYDAGVALSGLSCFISPDLSRDLANDIMTLMSSTKPYLRMKAVLMMYKVFLRYPEALRPAFPKLKEKLEDPDPGVQSAAVNVICELARKNPKNYLPLAPIFFKLMTTSTNNWMLIKIIKLFGALTPLEPRLGKKLIEPLTNLIHSTSAMSLLYECINTVIAVLISISSGMPNHSASIQLCVQKLRILIEDSDQNLKYLGLLAMSKILKTHPKSVQAHKDLILACLDDKDESIRLRALDLLYGMVSKKNLMEIVKRLLGHMERAEGSAYRDELLYKVIEICAQSSYLYVTNFEWYLTVLVELIQLEAGSRHGRLIAEQLLDVTIRVPVVRQFAVNEMTNLLDTFTVSAQSNSMYEVLYAAAWIVGEFAGELEDAEKTLNILLRPRLLPGHIQGVYVQNVIKLFARLATTCLELQDLPGLVTLCDHVLDKLQHFNGSSDIEVQERANSACMLIEMLRNQLSTSTDAMAMDTTTEGGIPPLAIEIVQEMTLLFTGELIPVAPKAQRKVPLPDGLDLDEWINAPPPEDAASSSSSEHDKDELFVSATQAGTAADGGGKRRQSLQLTPEQLERQRMARLIEQSNNPHYLKSTPTASGASNADQYDNIDDIPITELPLDMEGVAALRVGITKRSDKYLQEQQAAQGSKDGKKKHKKGKKSKKAKNKVAYNSSSESEGEPKPLHIVNTTLDMPEGVSMSDSEDKDGKYDPNDPHRALDIELDITEFEATAARSASKKSAADKENLKTPAESAGGGNAAKKDRKKDKDKDKERKVKREHRESKRERKEAAVQPVIDLIDADTPTPSPSHTSAPSNNSNDNNNTSTVLPDAPKHHKKKKNKEKSTDEEPDALATATGSNIIDVGVVETSEVASKAHKKKHKKEKSHRKEKKKASESASASASVSAIVSIGDYEQPLGISTPSKEIL; encoded by the exons ATGGCACTGAAAAAAGTGAAGGGTAACTTTTTCGAGCGTATGTTTGATAAAAACCTCACCGATTTGGTGCGCGGCATTAGGAACAACAAGGATAATGAG GCCAAATACATATCGACGTGCATCGAGGAGATCAAACAGGAGCTGCGACAGGACAATATCAGTGTCAAGTGCAATGCAGTGGCCAAGTTGACCTAC ATACAAATGCTGGGCTACGACATCTCCTGGGCGGGCTTCAACATCATCGAGGTGATGAGCTCATCCAGATTCACCTGCAAGCGAATTGGCTACCTGGCGGCCAGCCAATGTTTCCATCCGGACAGCGAG CTGCTCATGCTGACCACGAATATGATACGCAAGGATCTCAACTCGCAGAACCAATACGATGCGGGTGTGGCGCTCAGTGGACTGAGCTGCTTTATATCGCCCGATCTGTCCCGCGACTTGGCCAATGATATTATGACACTG ATGAGCTCAACAAAACCGTATCTGCGCATGAAAGCCGTCCTTATGATGTATAAAGTATTTCTACGCTATCCCGAGGCATTGAGACCTGCATTTCCCAAACTCAAAGAGAAACTGGAGGATCCTGATCCAG GTGTTCAATCAGCTGCCGTGAATGTAATATGTGAACTAGCACGTAAGAACCCCAAAAACTACCTGCCCCTGGCGCCGATCTTCTTCAAGCTAATGACCACGTCGACCAACAACTGGATGCTGATCAAGATCATCAAGCTG TTTGGCGCTTTAACCCCCTTAGAACCCCGGCTAGGAAAGAAATTAATAGAACCACTCACAAATCTAATTCATAG CACCTCGGCGATGAGTCTCCTGTACGAGTGCATCAACACGGTGATCGCGGTGctcatcagcatcagcagcggCATGCCCAACCACAGTGCCTCCATCCAGCTCTGCGTGCAGAAGCTGCGCATCCTCATCGAGGACTCGGACCAGAACT TGAAATATCTTGGACTGTTGGCCATGTCGAAAATCCTGAAGACGCACCCGAAGAGTGTGCAGGCGCACAAGGATCTCATACTCGCCTGCCTGGACGACAAGGATGAATCGATACGTCTGCGCGCCCTGGACCTGCTCTACGGCATGGTCTCGAAGAAGAACCTTATGGAGATTGTTAAGCGATTGCTGGGCCACATGGAACGGGCAGAGGGTTCCGCCTATCGGGACGAATTGCTCTACAAGGTGATCGAGATATGCGCGCAGAGTTCGTATCTGTATGTGACCAACTTCGAGTGGTATCTAACTGTGCTCGTCGAGCTCATCCAACTCGAGGCCGGCTCGCGGCACGGTCGCCTCATTGCAGAGCAACTCCTTGACGTGACCATTCGAGTGCCTGTGGTCCGGCAATTTGCCGTCAACGAGATGACCAATCTGCTGGACACGTTCACCGTTTCGGCGCAAAGTAACTCCATGTACGAGGTGCTCTACGCCGCCGCCTGGATCGTTGGTGAGTTTGCTGGCGAGCTGGAGGATGCCGAGAAGACGCTCAACATTCTGCTCCGCCCGAGGCTACTGCCCGGTCACATCCAGGGTGTCTATGTGCAGAACGTGATCAAGTTGTTCGCCCGCCTGGCCACCACGTGTTTGGAGCTTCAGGATCTGCCTGGTTTAGTGACA CTCTGCGACCATGTGCTTGATAAGCTTCAGCACTTCAATGGTTCCAGCGACATTGAGGTGCAAGAGCGAGCCAACTCCGCTTGCATGCTGATCGAGATGCTGCGCAACCAGCTGTCCACGTCGACCGATGCCATGGCCATGGACACGACGACGGAGGGCGGCATTCCGCCGCTGGCCATTGAGATTGTCCAGGAGATGACGCTGCTGTTCACAGGCGAGCTGATTCCGGTGGCGCCCAAGGCGCAACGGAAGGTGCCCCTGCCAGATGGCCTCGATCTGGATGAGTGGATTAATGCACCGCCTCCGGAAGATGCGGCAAGCAGTTCGTCCTCGGAGCACGACAAGGATGAGCTATTTGTTAGTGCCACGCAGGCAGGAACGGCAGCTGATGGCGGCGGAAAGCGGCGACAGAGTCTGCAGCTCACGCCCGAGCAACTGGAGCGGCAGCGAATGGCTCGTCTCATTGAGCAGTCGAACAATCCTCACTACCTCAAGTCCACGCCCACGGCGAGTGGTGCCTCGAATGCGGATCAGTATGACAATATTGATGACATACCCATTACGGAGCTGCCACTGGACATGGAGGGCGTGGCCGCTCTGCGCGTGGGCA TCACCAAGCGGTCGGATAAGTACCTCCAGGAACAGCAGGCGGCGCAGGGCAGCAAGGATGGCAAGAAGAAGCATAAAAAGGGTAAAAAGAGCAAAAAGGCCAAGAATAAAGTGGCGTACAACAGCAGCTCCGAATCGGAAGGAG AACCGAAACCCTTGCACATTGTGAACACCACACTGGACATGCCCGAAGGTGTCTCCATGTCGGACAGCGAGGACAAGGATGGCAAATACGATCCAAATGATCCGCATCGAGCCCTGGACATTGAATTGGACAT TACGGAGTTCGAGGCGACCGCGGCGAGGTCAGCGTCCAAAAAGTCAGCGGCGGACAAAGAGAATCTCAAGACGCCGGCGGAGTCGGCCGGCGGTGGTAACGCCGCCAAGAAGGATAGGAAAAAGGACAAGGATAAGGACAAGGAGAGGAAGGTGAAACGGGAGCATCGGGAGAGCAAGCGGGAACGCAAGGAGGCTGCTGTACAGCCGGTGATCGATCTCATTGACGCCGACACGCCCACACCCAGTCCCAGCCACACTTCCGCCCCCAGCAACAATagcaacgacaacaacaacacttCAACTGTCCTTCCAGATGCGCCCAAGCATcacaaaaagaagaagaacaaGGAGAAGTCGACGGATGAAGAGCCTGATGCACTGGCCACCGCCACCGGGAGCAACATCATCGATGTGGGCGTGGTGGAGACATCCGAGGTGGCGTCCAAGGCGCACAAGAAGAAGCATAAAAAGGAGAAGTCACATCGCAAGGAGAAGAAGAAGGCTTCCGAATctgcatcagcatcagcatccgTATCCGCCATCGTTTCGATCGGCGACTACGAACAGCCACTGGGAATCTCAACGCCCAGCAAAGAGATTTTGTAA
- the LOC6618447 gene encoding AP-3 complex subunit delta isoform X2, with protein MALKKVKGNFFERMFDKNLTDLVRGIRNNKDNEAKYISTCIEEIKQELRQDNISVKCNAVAKLTYIQMLGYDISWAGFNIIEVMSSSRFTCKRIGYLAASQCFHPDSELLMLTTNMIRKDLNSQNQYDAGVALSGLSCFISPDLSRDLANDIMTLMSSTKPYLRMKAVLMMYKVFLRYPEALRPAFPKLKEKLEDPDPGVQSAAVNVICELARKNPKNYLPLAPIFFKLMTTSTNNWMLIKIIKLFASLTTIEPALGRKLTQPLIEIISSTSAMSLLYECINTVIAVLISISSGMPNHSASIQLCVQKLRILIEDSDQNLKYLGLLAMSKILKTHPKSVQAHKDLILACLDDKDESIRLRALDLLYGMVSKKNLMEIVKRLLGHMERAEGSAYRDELLYKVIEICAQSSYLYVTNFEWYLTVLVELIQLEAGSRHGRLIAEQLLDVTIRVPVVRQFAVNEMTNLLDTFTVSAQSNSMYEVLYAAAWIVGEFAGELEDAEKTLNILLRPRLLPGHIQGVYVQNVIKLFARLATTCLELQDLPGLVTLCDHVLDKLQHFNGSSDIEVQERANSACMLIEMLRNQLSTSTDAMAMDTTTEGGIPPLAIEIVQEMTLLFTGELIPVAPKAQRKVPLPDGLDLDEWINAPPPEDAASSSSSEHDKDELFVSATQAGTAADGGGKRRQSLQLTPEQLERQRMARLIEQSNNPHYLKSTPTASGASNADQYDNIDDIPITELPLDMEGVAALRVGITKRSDKYLQEQQAAQGSKDGKKKHKKGKKSKKAKNKVAYNSSSESEGEPKPLHIVNTTLDMPEGVSMSDSEDKDGKYDPNDPHRALDIELDITEFEATAARSASKKSAADKENLKTPAESAGGGNAAKKDRKKDKDKDKERKVKREHRESKRERKEAAVQPVIDLIDADTPTPSPSHTSAPSNNSNDNNNTSTVLPDAPKHHKKKKNKEKSTDEEPDALATATGSNIIDVGVVETSEVASKAHKKKHKKEKSHRKEKKKASESASASASVSAIVSIGDYEQPLGISTPSKEIL; from the exons ATGGCACTGAAAAAAGTGAAGGGTAACTTTTTCGAGCGTATGTTTGATAAAAACCTCACCGATTTGGTGCGCGGCATTAGGAACAACAAGGATAATGAG GCCAAATACATATCGACGTGCATCGAGGAGATCAAACAGGAGCTGCGACAGGACAATATCAGTGTCAAGTGCAATGCAGTGGCCAAGTTGACCTAC ATACAAATGCTGGGCTACGACATCTCCTGGGCGGGCTTCAACATCATCGAGGTGATGAGCTCATCCAGATTCACCTGCAAGCGAATTGGCTACCTGGCGGCCAGCCAATGTTTCCATCCGGACAGCGAG CTGCTCATGCTGACCACGAATATGATACGCAAGGATCTCAACTCGCAGAACCAATACGATGCGGGTGTGGCGCTCAGTGGACTGAGCTGCTTTATATCGCCCGATCTGTCCCGCGACTTGGCCAATGATATTATGACACTG ATGAGCTCAACAAAACCGTATCTGCGCATGAAAGCCGTCCTTATGATGTATAAAGTATTTCTACGCTATCCCGAGGCATTGAGACCTGCATTTCCCAAACTCAAAGAGAAACTGGAGGATCCTGATCCAG GTGTTCAATCAGCTGCCGTGAATGTAATATGTGAACTAGCACGTAAGAACCCCAAAAACTACCTGCCCCTGGCGCCGATCTTCTTCAAGCTAATGACCACGTCGACCAACAACTGGATGCTGATCAAGATCATCAAGCTG TTCGCGAGCCTCACGACAATTGAACCGGCGCTGGGACGCAAATTGACTCAGCCcctaattgaaattatttccAG CACCTCGGCGATGAGTCTCCTGTACGAGTGCATCAACACGGTGATCGCGGTGctcatcagcatcagcagcggCATGCCCAACCACAGTGCCTCCATCCAGCTCTGCGTGCAGAAGCTGCGCATCCTCATCGAGGACTCGGACCAGAACT TGAAATATCTTGGACTGTTGGCCATGTCGAAAATCCTGAAGACGCACCCGAAGAGTGTGCAGGCGCACAAGGATCTCATACTCGCCTGCCTGGACGACAAGGATGAATCGATACGTCTGCGCGCCCTGGACCTGCTCTACGGCATGGTCTCGAAGAAGAACCTTATGGAGATTGTTAAGCGATTGCTGGGCCACATGGAACGGGCAGAGGGTTCCGCCTATCGGGACGAATTGCTCTACAAGGTGATCGAGATATGCGCGCAGAGTTCGTATCTGTATGTGACCAACTTCGAGTGGTATCTAACTGTGCTCGTCGAGCTCATCCAACTCGAGGCCGGCTCGCGGCACGGTCGCCTCATTGCAGAGCAACTCCTTGACGTGACCATTCGAGTGCCTGTGGTCCGGCAATTTGCCGTCAACGAGATGACCAATCTGCTGGACACGTTCACCGTTTCGGCGCAAAGTAACTCCATGTACGAGGTGCTCTACGCCGCCGCCTGGATCGTTGGTGAGTTTGCTGGCGAGCTGGAGGATGCCGAGAAGACGCTCAACATTCTGCTCCGCCCGAGGCTACTGCCCGGTCACATCCAGGGTGTCTATGTGCAGAACGTGATCAAGTTGTTCGCCCGCCTGGCCACCACGTGTTTGGAGCTTCAGGATCTGCCTGGTTTAGTGACA CTCTGCGACCATGTGCTTGATAAGCTTCAGCACTTCAATGGTTCCAGCGACATTGAGGTGCAAGAGCGAGCCAACTCCGCTTGCATGCTGATCGAGATGCTGCGCAACCAGCTGTCCACGTCGACCGATGCCATGGCCATGGACACGACGACGGAGGGCGGCATTCCGCCGCTGGCCATTGAGATTGTCCAGGAGATGACGCTGCTGTTCACAGGCGAGCTGATTCCGGTGGCGCCCAAGGCGCAACGGAAGGTGCCCCTGCCAGATGGCCTCGATCTGGATGAGTGGATTAATGCACCGCCTCCGGAAGATGCGGCAAGCAGTTCGTCCTCGGAGCACGACAAGGATGAGCTATTTGTTAGTGCCACGCAGGCAGGAACGGCAGCTGATGGCGGCGGAAAGCGGCGACAGAGTCTGCAGCTCACGCCCGAGCAACTGGAGCGGCAGCGAATGGCTCGTCTCATTGAGCAGTCGAACAATCCTCACTACCTCAAGTCCACGCCCACGGCGAGTGGTGCCTCGAATGCGGATCAGTATGACAATATTGATGACATACCCATTACGGAGCTGCCACTGGACATGGAGGGCGTGGCCGCTCTGCGCGTGGGCA TCACCAAGCGGTCGGATAAGTACCTCCAGGAACAGCAGGCGGCGCAGGGCAGCAAGGATGGCAAGAAGAAGCATAAAAAGGGTAAAAAGAGCAAAAAGGCCAAGAATAAAGTGGCGTACAACAGCAGCTCCGAATCGGAAGGAG AACCGAAACCCTTGCACATTGTGAACACCACACTGGACATGCCCGAAGGTGTCTCCATGTCGGACAGCGAGGACAAGGATGGCAAATACGATCCAAATGATCCGCATCGAGCCCTGGACATTGAATTGGACAT TACGGAGTTCGAGGCGACCGCGGCGAGGTCAGCGTCCAAAAAGTCAGCGGCGGACAAAGAGAATCTCAAGACGCCGGCGGAGTCGGCCGGCGGTGGTAACGCCGCCAAGAAGGATAGGAAAAAGGACAAGGATAAGGACAAGGAGAGGAAGGTGAAACGGGAGCATCGGGAGAGCAAGCGGGAACGCAAGGAGGCTGCTGTACAGCCGGTGATCGATCTCATTGACGCCGACACGCCCACACCCAGTCCCAGCCACACTTCCGCCCCCAGCAACAATagcaacgacaacaacaacacttCAACTGTCCTTCCAGATGCGCCCAAGCATcacaaaaagaagaagaacaaGGAGAAGTCGACGGATGAAGAGCCTGATGCACTGGCCACCGCCACCGGGAGCAACATCATCGATGTGGGCGTGGTGGAGACATCCGAGGTGGCGTCCAAGGCGCACAAGAAGAAGCATAAAAAGGAGAAGTCACATCGCAAGGAGAAGAAGAAGGCTTCCGAATctgcatcagcatcagcatccgTATCCGCCATCGTTTCGATCGGCGACTACGAACAGCCACTGGGAATCTCAACGCCCAGCAAAGAGATTTTGTAA